The Labrus bergylta unplaced genomic scaffold, fLabBer1.1 SCAFFOLD_201, whole genome shotgun sequence DNA window AACACTACAAGAAATCCAAAGGAATCGTAAAAATCAACCTGGACACGTTCTGtcatctgtcttttctttaacGCCCTCTGGATGTCGCTGGAGGAGAACCGACAGATTCTCTTTTATCCCTTCAGCTGTCAGGCGGTTGAATGTTGATGTGTGGACTTTAAACTcatttctgaatgtttttctaTCTCTGGCTTCTCATTGGGCGACCTGTTGGATTGTTGTTGCTAACATGTGAATGTTGTTATCTGAACGCTGCTGTGACCCTGTCTCGGCTTCTGTCAACGACTCAGCCGGCTGTGAAACTGAACGGGCCCTTCTGGGATCAACGTCTGAAATCTGAATCAGATTTTAACCCTTCTTCTTCACCCTTCTATTTGTTGTAGCTTCACTGAGTTTTGTCTAAAGGTGGTGTTGTGGAGACAGATCTTGACTAACAATGCAGCTGCTGGTTAGACCAATGGAACGGCCTCAGCGGAGCGATGTGAGAGTCAACACTTCTTGGGGCTGTGGTCACCTCAGTGTGATCTGAGgtgtgaagaagaaaactgGTGGTGGCAACAACAAAAGTAACAGGAAACAGTCGTTTTTTTCTCGTAAGAAAccaaggctgtttttttttttaaatccacttaACTTAACGCCTTGAATAACTCTAAATGTACCACAGATACGTGTCTGTGTTTTCACCGCTCTTCACTGGAAGCAAACGTTACTTCACCTGCTGCATTCAGAGGAAGGCATGCTGAAATACTGATTTCATATTGTATCATCACAGAATGAGACTTCCTTTTTTAAGTGTTATAGATCATTGTTTAAACTTAGGAGGTAAACCTAacattaaagtctttctatgtgatttttcacatttaaatgtagaaatcaagtagctcctctgaaaataactctgtgagtcatgactgtctacaatgggtgtaacacccgagtcccactgtctgtgatgttttcagagttttcagagtcctatcttcactttgtttacatcgcccggccggccggctgactcctcccctcgtgtataaaagttgtttaattgagggactagagaaaagaagaataacatactgtactcactgcttaactgtgtttctagatcacgctcatttcaagtaaatttacatgcagtgtgaagataccagcataataaagatcgctagcattagagGCGTGGTCCTGCCAGGCCTATACCCAGCGCCCCGATGGGAGCCGTGGTCAGGATGGCTAACACCGCTAACGTTAGCACGTCCAGGCCAAACTTGATGAACGTGTCGTTCCTCTCGTCCCTCGCCATGTCCAACGCCTTCGAGCCGATGGCGGcctgacacaaaacaaaacaaagaaacagcgACTTTCCTTAAAaggagagtgaagtcaaactccctctgtggtttgttgttctcagctccgTGTTCACAGTCCACCAGAGTCTGTGATTGGAGCCGCGTCACCTAGCAACCGTCTGTTCCTGTTGGTTTATTTTTCATAACAACGCTGATCCATCGAGGGGTAGCAGACCGTTGCTATGCatagctggccaatcagaatcaagtatttaacacaACCATGTAGTAAGGAGTCTTCAGGTAGTTCTAGAGTTCTCAGCTGGTCTAGCCCAAGGATCCACCaccatgctaacacaacaatgcagcgcgagttgttttggtttcatgctggtgctcaagggcgacatctgctggatcaaaacatcacatataaagcctttaaggccCTGGCACACCAAGCAGGTTGTCCAATAGGAGGGAAGATCCCATCACAACAAACAGACGACCTACAGGGAAGACGGAGAGAGAGTGCTCGTTTGGAAAGACGTCGGACAGTTTGGGCGTACCAGGTGAgtttcaaacagcagcagaaatgtgtcatGTTCGTAAAGTGGTCGTtatagagctgcagctcctggacgaACTAAAACTCTCCCAACTCCTGTCGTAACCCCGAGGATCTCATGAAGCCACGCCCTCTTCTTCtccgctgctcgtctcctccgCAGCATTAGAAGAAAGATCAGAGCTTTCTACTGAAGAGTggatacaaacaaacatccaaAAAGTAGAGATTTTCCATACATGAAAGAATGAACAGCTGCTTGTGtctcttttattgtgtttatgagGTTTTTTCATTTAAGGCACAGATGAAAAACATGCTACGCTAACATTAGCGAGCTAACCCCTCTACAGACCATCACGTTCACATTGTGTAACCTGGCTCCGCAGCTTACAGTACagcaaatcaacaaacacaatacTAACACTACAAAACAATGTTTGGAGGTTTCACCAGGCGGCAACCTGAAAAATGCTAAGCCAATGTAAAATCTGCAGTTCCCCAAGTGTctactagaggctggctgcagaagtgaGTCAATCCACATTTGATCCCAGCCGTGTTATAaacagtttctctctttctataTACAGTACACATTGTACCCGGGGTGATTCCCTGTTCttaattgtacattttttgtatATGACATAAATGAAGTCCTGTCGCTTACAATAGAGTAAAAAAACCCTGAACATTAGAGGACGTGTGACAGAAGCAGCTAAGAGCTAGCGTTAGCTTACAGAAGCACAAAAAGAAATTACACGGCAGAGATATGAAAACAGATCTGTAACAACACGAGGTTTGtatggaagccctaagcggACACACAGGCAGATCTTTAATCAAGTCAACAAGAAAACCAGCGATGAAGTTCTGAGATAACGAGATGAATAAGTGGAGATCTTAAAACTCGTTAACGCTGCCAAGCAGAGTGTAGCGTAATTAACTTATTAAGATAATATATTCTAATTATTCCTcggggcaccacttcctgttaggAAGAAATTAACTTTAAAGTCATACAAATTATAATCTTtgatatttactttattaatctacATTATTGTTCACGATTCCTGTAATAAAACCACACGTAAtcacttatttttatttaatgattgaagtgttcatcccatctgccgtcagactgtttaatcagactctttaacaacatcaccacctcatgctacacactgtgtgtgtttttttaagaacaagttactgtgtaattttacattattgtatttttttattttttttatttaaatgatgtaaatagtTTAGTTTAATagataaagtttatctttatctttatcctAGAGAACTTACTGACATTCTGATATGACACTgaataattaattaacttatacagTTAAAGTTCATTTTTCCTGTGGCCCGAGGAAATTCTTAATAAGTTAATTACACTACAAGAGCAAAATAAAATCTATGCGTGCGTGTCCACTCAGGGCTTCTGTAGATTTATTTATCATATGTGTATCCAGTAAGAAGCCTCAGAGTTTGCTCTCAAGAgtcatgttgtctttttcttgACTGGTCCCGGCGCTGCTCTGAGTCGTGGCTCCGCCTTCTGTGTCGTCTGTTAACATAAAGATAAACGGAGTAAACTATCAGTTCATGTACAGACGACACATGACTGGCGTTGGTTTACAgagagatactttattgatcagGAATAAAGTACAGCAAGTCCTTCTGTGGTtcttgtgtgcagtgtgtgagcatgcactgacctttgacctgtcgAGTCAGGAGGCGTGGTCCTGCCAGGCCTATACCCAGCGCCCCGATGGGAGCCGTGGTCAGGATGGCTAACACCGCTAACGTTAGCACGTCCAGGCCAAACTTGATCAACGTGTCGTTCTTCTCGTCCCTCGCCATGTCCAACGCCTTCGAGCCGATGGCGGcctgacacaaaacaaaacaaagaaacagcgACTTTCCTTAAAaggagagtgaagtcaaactccctctgtggtttgttgttctcagctccgTGTTCACAGTCCACCAGAGTCTGTGATTGGAGCCGCGTCACCTAGCAACCGTCTGTTCCTGTTGGTTTATTTTTCATAACAACGCTGATCCATCGAGGGGTAGCAGACCGTTGCTATGCatagctggccaatcagaatcaagtatttaacacaACCATGTAGTAAGGAGTCTTCAGGTAGTTCTAGAGTTCTCAGCTGGTCTAGCCTAAGGATCCACCACCGACCCCCTTCATGTAACATCAGTATCGGTACAAAACGTGTGACAGAACAAACGGGTTTAAAAAGCGCTTCAGACCTGCACGGTGGCCTTCGGCAGCCAGGCCACAGATATGAAGAGTTTCTCCTTCAGGGTGAATCCTCCAAAGTGGACCAGCAGGAAGGTGACGAGCAGGCGGATCACCAGACCGATAGCGATGCAGGCCAAACCAAgacctgaacacacagagagttCAACCATCGTCAGAAACTCACAACAGAATCTGGGAGAATATCGACACAGGATGAAATCCTTCTGGACTTTCAGTCGAGTGCGGAGACAATCAGTAGCTGTGTCCATCACACCGAGACCCGATCCAACCGAGACCTGTCTGTGAGTCCTTACCCACGGTGCTGGGGTTCAGCTTCGCTATGGTGATCTCTGCGCCGATCAGACCGAAGAGGAGCGGCTGGAACACGTCCCAGGAGCGGCCCACCATGGCCGCCACCGGAGCCTGAGCATGAAACAATAAATGAGCAGATTCAGAGGTACGTTCACTTAGAGGTCATGCTAATGATAATGCTAACATCGCACCTTTtctacattttgtgttttttatattttacatttttaaattctattttatatattgtaatatcttcttcttcttctgtattatttaagttgttgttagttctgctttatttccttgttaattgtttagcaccaatacaccaagtcagattctgtatgtgtaaatgtacttggcaataaacccagattctgatcctgattctgatcctgattctgattctgattctgatcctgatcctgattctgattctgatcttgatcctgatcctgatcctgatcctgatcctgattctgattctgattctgatcctgatcctgatcctgattctgattctgattctgatcctgattctgattctgatcctgatcctgatcctgattctgatcctgatcctgatcctgatcctgattctgatcctgattctgatgttTGGGAGAAGTCCCCGTCCAGGTGTGTGATCCAGATGCTACCTTGTCCGACTTCCAGCCCAGAGCGGCGAGAAAGGCCAACACCAGCGTGCAGAGTCCACCAGCTCCAGCGAAACCAACGACGTGACTGAAGAAGACGGAGAATATGGACAGACCCAACAAAACGAGGGTCCGCCTCAGGACCAGGTCCTCCTGCACAGAGTCAGAACCAGAGTCCATTCAGAGAGTTTGAAACCTTTCAAACCCGAGCGTAACACAGTATGAGGAGGAACTCTCACCTGGTCACTGCTGGGGAAAAGGCACAAGAACAGACCCAGGATCAGCCCGGCCATGACCCCTCCCACCACCTCCAGGAGACCCTTCAGGATGTTCATCCACGTCGCACCTGGAGATTAAACACAGCTCATTATTCTGAGCAGAGAAAACCTGCCAGGACTGGGTCGTGTTGTGATGTAGAGACCTGTAGAGAAGGCGATCCCCAGGCAGGTGGAGAATCCTGTGATGGCCAGAATATCATCAAAACTCCCAGCAGCCATCAGCAGGGTGGGGATCCCCTGCACACCAACAGAGAACACTTTAATGTCACACCACTCCACTCAGCTTGATTCCTGTTGGGCCTGAGCTGTGCTTCCtgtgttctcacacacaaactttaactgtttttttaacaccCTATAATGACatgcatagcacaattatttaaactgacacacagagagcaaaacctcttctcaagtctccaaaagtcGAAAcccctttttctgctttacacacattttgcaattcaaaatgacacttttttttaaacacactgaacacGTATATTCTGgtatatattttttctgcacattttcttttttcagtttattgtttttttgtgagcaTATATTTTTTGTTCACTCCAATGTAAATATATCTGCTGTGCATATGTtgcactgacttgtttggtgaaaaatcaaaagataaatgtttcaacagcatgtgtgtgtatctgcaaatatttctgtgcatgcgaacaatctgaagaattttctTTTTAGTATTATCACAAAGCgtactaaagatgagagtgcttttcattatgaccaacagtgtgtagttggttagacaaaaatctggtaatatgaatgaagtgtgtaaaagtttgattttgataatgctgtgtgtagttttggttgcagtgcttcattttgcagtttgggtttgtggttttgtgaattgtgttttttgataAAAACCAGActagtttgcaaaattgtgttttagcaattggaaaaaatcTGTACTAGACTTCCCTATGCACTACATGTGTTACTGGAGGATACCTCTAGAGGGCGCTGGTGCTTCAGTAGTCTGTTTGGACCCTGAGGTGGGTTCATCCCCATTATGCtttaaataatctgacaccaacaGAAACATGTAGCAGGAGTTATGTCATATTCAAGGCTGGACGAGcatcattcagtcatttactaTTATATGAGAGAGgtctgtcagatggggccccctaaaggaggtttcctactgtcattgcaaactttgcacattttgagtcactgctgtggtttaaagtggAACAGGCCCTTGGGGGGTCCCCTACTGGTTTGAGGCTCCAAGCAGTCCTGATCAGCCTCACGCTTGTGACCACATTGTGGGCCCCACTTGAGGATGTTTAGGAAGGAGCAGACATGTGGCTCATCTCTGAGCCTGTCCTCCTGCTCCCCCTGGTGGAGGTTTGTAGAATCACCTGTGATCTAATGAACGAACCTTTTCCACTCCGTATCCTTCTTTCTGCAGGAGCAACATGGACGGGACGACGACAGCTGGAGACACTGCAGCGAGAacaaaactacacacacacacacacacacacacacagagcgtcaCATTTTTAGAAtcaggagggtgtgtgtgtgtgtgtgtgtgtgtgtgtgtgtgtgtgtgtgtgtgtgtgtgtgtgtgttaccccAGGATGAAGCCCCACACCCAGGGCAGACCAAGCAGGAAGTGTGAAACTATAGCGATGACGCAGGCCTCCACCATGCAGGGACCAACGGCGAGACGCACACACACCGCCTTCAGACGCCTCAGCGCCTGCGTGCAAAAAACACAGTTaattgtgtatctgtgtgtgtgtgtgtgtgtgtgtgtgtgtgtgtgtgtgtgtgtgtgtgtgtgtgtgtgctctcacaGAGGGGTTCAGACCCAGTCCGGCTCTGGTCAGAATGATTGACAGGGCGATGTTCCTCAGGGCTGAGGACCAGTGGGTGTCGATTAAGACGGCGTTCGTGATGTAGGGAACGTTTCTGAGCAGCAGACCGGCGAGCAGCATCCCTGAAACGTCCAATCGgatgtttcatttcaaacttttcAAGAGGGG harbors:
- the LOC109975867 gene encoding sodium/hydrogen exchanger 9B2-like, whose product is MPASPEHLKQSPQRNQMKTASSSSCCSSCISLKDRCPRPRGLVNLLITKVCLFALLFGVVWSITGSQCLPGGNLFGIVILFICSVLGGKLVGMIQLPTLPPFPPLLGMLLAGLLLRNVPYITNAVLIDTHWSSALRNIALSIILTRAGLGLNPSALRRLKAVCVRLAVGPCMVEACVIAIVSHFLLGLPWVWGFILGFVLAAVSPAVVVPSMLLLQKEGYGVEKGIPTLLMAAGSFDDILAITGFSTCLGIAFSTGATWMNILKGLLEVVGGVMAGLILGLFLCLFPSSDQEDLVLRRTLVLLGLSIFSVFFSHVVGFAGAGGLCTLVLAFLAALGWKSDKAPVAAMVGRSWDVFQPLLFGLIGAEITIAKLNPSTVGLGLACIAIGLVIRLLVTFLLVHFGGFTLKEKLFISVAWLPKATVQAAIGSKALDMARDEKNDTLIKFGLDVLTLAVLAILTTAPIGALGIGLAGPRLLTRQVKDDTEGGATTQSSAGTSQEKDNMTLESKL